The genomic segment CAGCCGCTGTCGGCGTCGGGTTTGACGGTCAGGGTGACGTTGCGGCCATCGCGGACCACCTCGACCGGGGCGTCTTGCCCGATGGTCAGCTGGCGCACGGCGACCACGAACTCGTCGGCGTCGGCGACCTTGCGGCTACCGACCTTGACGATGACGTCGTTTTCCAGGATGCCGCCCTTTTGCGCGGGGCTGCCCGCCTTGACGTTGGCGACCTGGGCACCGGCGGCGATCGAGTTGCTCACCGACCGGGTGCTGACGCCCAGCGTCGGGTGCACGATCTTTCCGTCTTTGATCAGCGTCTGCGCCACCGACTTGACCTCGTTGACCGGGATCGCGAAGCCGAGGCCACTTGCGCTGTCGGACAACGACTTTCCGGCGGTGTCGATACCGATCACCTGGGAATCCATGTCGATCAGCGGACCACCGGAGTTGCCGTGGTTGATCGACGCGTCCGTCTGCAGGGCGTCGATGACGGTGTCGGTGTCAGACCCCTCCCCCGACAACGGCACCGGGCGGTGCAGGGCGCTGATGATGCCGTGCGTCACGGTGCTGCGCAGGCCGAGCGGTGCACCCGCGGCGATCACCTCGTCGCCGACGCGCACCTTGTCGGAGTCGCCGAGCCGCGCCACGCTCAGGTTGTCGACGTTGTCGACCTTGAGCACGGCCAGGTCGGTCTTGGGGTCGCGTCCGACCAGGTTGGCCGGCACTTCCTTACCGTCGTTGAACACCACGGTCGTCTTGAACTGACTGGGGTTGTTGGCGGCCTCGGAGATCACGTGGTTGTTCGTGACGATGTAGCCGCGGCCGTCGATGACGACGCCCGAGCCCTGCATGCCTTCTTGTTCGCTCTTCGACTCGATGGTCACCACCGAGTTCGCGGTCGCGGCCGCTACTTTGGCGAAGCGGCCCGCGGGTTCTTCGGTGTTGTTGTTGGTCGACAGCGTCACCTTGGAGGTGGTGAAGGCCTCGACGACCTCGGCCGTCTTGTTGCCGATCAGCCCGCCGACCGCGCCGATCGCCAGCGCGATGACGAACAGGATGGTCAGGGCGAGGTAGGACACCTTCTTGCCGAACAGCACGTCGCGCACGCCCAGCTTGCCGGCGTATCCCGACGGCGTGTGCGCCGTGGTCTGGGCGACCGCCGGGGTCCCCAACGCCGCCGCGGCGCCCGGGTCCCGCCACGGATCGTCCGCCTCGTCCTCGTCGAAACCGTTCTGCTCGGCGGCCAGCGCGCTGGCGTCGATCGGGTGGCGCTGCAATGTCTCGGTGCCGCCGATGGGCTTGCCGAACGCTTCCTCCAGCACCGGGTCGCGGCGTTGATCGTACGGGCTGAACTCGCCTTGGTCCCGGTACTTCGACGGGCGCACTCGCTCCGCGACGAAGGATCCCTGCAGACCATCCGGGCGGCCGAACGCCTGACGCGCCGCAGGGTCGACCGGTGGCCGGGAAATGGGGCGCGGCGCCAAGCGGTTGGCTCCGTTGTCGCCGCCGTCTTGCCCCTGATGGGAACCTGGGTCGGAGGTCATGAATCCTCTACTTGAATGCTCGAAACGGGCCTCGCACGCCGGCCCCTGTACAGGGCGAGCACCAGGCACGGAATTGTCCGTGTCCACCCTAGTATCCCCGGTTGCTGAGCGGTCGGGATGAACCCACGAGCTGGGGCAACCCAGCTGTTACCGGCGCTTACGCTGGTCGCGCACATTGCGGTCAGCTAAACGCTCGGTCGGCCGCCCTGGCGTGTCGTCGGGCGGGTAATGCGGAATCTCCGAGAGCATTCCGAGCAGGGTGCTGGGGATGCGGATCGGGTGGGAATCGCGCAGCGCGGCACGCGCCCGGCTCTGGTCGTCGACCTCGGCCGCGCATTGCGGGCACAGCGAAAGGTGATGGGCCGCCCGCAGGTGGGCGTTCATCCGCAGCTCACCGTCGACAAACGCGGCGATCGCTTCGACGGACAGATGCTCGGTGGAGCCGAATTGCCGTGGCGCGCCGACCGGTGCGTCGCTCTGGGAGGCGAACTGTGCGGGGAGCCAGGAGAACGCTCGGCGGAACACATGTCCCCGGTCGGCCATCACCAGCTCCTTTCGCTGCCACGTACCCCTTGAATGTAGCGCGACAAGGTGCCCTGCACCGCTATGCATCTTGCGAAATCGCATGATTATCGGCCCGCAGGCAGTGTTGTGAACCGGTCCCGGCCGCTTCTAAGCCGATTGGGCGTGGGTTTCGGGCTCGGAATGCGCGGCCAGGTAGTCGCGCAAAGCCTGACGTCCGCGGTGGATCCGGCTGCGGACGGTACCCAGCTTGACGCCCAAGGTGGCGCCGATCTCTTCGTAGGACAGGCCTTCGATGTCGCACAGCACCACGGCGGCACGAAACTCCGGCGGCAGCGAGTCCAGCGCGGCCTGCAGGTCGGGTCCCAGGCGCGCGTCGTGGTAGATCTGCTCCGGGTTCGGCTCGTCGGCCGGGACCCGGTCATAGTCCTCCGGCAGCGCTTCCATCCGGATGCGGGCGCGCCGGCGCACCATGTCAAGGAACAAATTCGTGGTGATGCGGTGCAGCCAGCCCTCGAAGGTTCCGGGCTGATAGTTCTGCACCGACCGGAACACCCGGATGAATGTCTCCTGGGTCAAGTCCTCGGCATCTTGCTGGTTACCCGAAAGCCGGTAGGCCAGCCGGTACACCCGGTCGGCGTGCTGACGCACCAACTCGTCCCACGACGGCATCGTCGTCTTGTCCCCGGTCGCGTCGAACACTGCGGTGCCCTGCAAGCCGTCCGCCGGCTCGACCCATTCGTCGTCCGGGAGTTCCTGGGCGTGCGACATGGTGTTCGGGCTTAAAAGAGTGGTGTTGATCGAATCCTCCGAATGATGTGCCCTGCCGACTAGCGGCAGTTCGTCATCGGCAACACGCAGTTGCCAATCTGTATTCCCCGCCCAACGTCCTCCGCGTTCCATACCGTCACCGTCGCCTACCGGCGTATGCGCGGCATAGGAGCAATCTGAGGTTTGGCTGAGAAACCTTATCGTTACCTGCCATAAGCAGGGCATACCCGCGGCGGAGTGACTTACGCCGCCCCGGCATGGCCGGGCGTGTCGGAAACGGCTGGACTCGCCGCGCGCCTGACGGACTGCGCGAGCGCATGGAATACGCTGCGGGCATGGACGGCACCGACGAAGAAACCCCCGGCCAGGCGTTCCCCAGTCGGGCCGAATCGCTCTCCGCGCACGCGGAGGAGTCGATATCCGAGGACGCGATCCTGGCCGCCGCCCGGGAACGCTCCGTCGACATCGGCGCCGGGGCGGTGACACCCGCGGTGGGGGCGCTGCTGAGCCTGCTGACCAAGCTCAGCGGCGGCAAGGCCGTCGCGGAGGTGGGCACCGGCGCCGGAGTCAGCGGACTCTGGTTGTTGTCGGGGATGAGCGACGACGGCGTGCTGACCACGATCGATATCGAGCCCGAGTATTTGCGGCTGGCCAAGCAGGCCTTCTCCGAAGCCGGCATCGGCCCGTCGCGCACCAGGCTGATCAGCGGCCGCGCCCAAGAGGTGCTCACCCGGCTCGCCGACGAGTCTTATGACCTGGTGTTCGTCGACGCCGACCCGATCGATCAGCCGGATTACGTCGTCGAAGGCGTACGGCTGCTGCGATCCGGCGGGATCATCGTCGTGCACGGCTCGGCGCTGGGCGGGCGGGCCGGCGATCCCTCCGCGCGCGACGCCGAAGTGGTCGCGGTCCGGGAGGCGGCCCGTCTGATCGCCGAGGACGAGCGGCTGACGCCCGCGCTGGTGCCGCTCGGTGACGGCGTGCTGGCCGCGGTCCGCGACTAGCCGCGCCTTTCGCCCTTCGCCCGTCGCCCGTCGCCCGTCGGACTTCGCCCTTCGGACCAATAGGCGACCTTCACGAGCGATATCGCCGGCGATATCGCATATCCGGATCGGATGGTGGCCGCGACGGGGGCTGATGTGGCCCGATCGCACGCGAGCCGGCATCGGGGCGATTTCTTTTACGCATCCCTTACGGGGCGCCCCCTTGACCGTCGACTGAACACGCGTTTAATGTACTGAACATGCGTTCAGTCGACCTGACCGCCGCCGCCCGGATTCGGGATGCGGCGATCGAGCAATTCGGCCAACACGGCTTCGGGGTGGGACTGCGCAGCATCGCGGAGGCCGCGGGTGTGAGCGCTGCACTGGTCATTCATCACTTCGGGTCGAAGGAAGGCCTGCGCAAGGCCTGCGAGGACTACATCGCCGAAGAGATCTACAACAGCAAGTCAGAGGCGCTGCGATCCAACGACCCGGCAACCTGGTTCGCGCAGATGGCCGAGATCGAGGCCTACGCACCGCTGATGGCTTACCTGGTGCGCAGCATGCAAACCGGTGGCGAGCTGGCGAACATGCTGTGGCGCAGGATGATCGACAACACGTACGACTACATGGAGGAGGGCGTGCGGGCCGGGACGATCAAACCCAGCCGCGATCCGCATGCCAGGGCCCGATATCTCGGCATCACCGGCGGCGGCGGGTTTCTGCTCTACCTCCAAATGCACGACACCCCAACAGATTTGCGGGCCGTCCTGCGCGACTACGCCCGTGAGATGGTGCTGCCCGCCTTGGAGATCTACACCGAAGGCCTGATGACGGACCGCACTATGTATGACGCATTTCTGGCCGCCGATGATCAAGGAGAATCCCATGGCAGTTGATAGCGTCGCGCCCATCGAAATCCGAGACCTCACCAAGAACTTCGGTACGGTACGGGCACTGGACGGCCTCGACCTGACGGTGCGTCAAGGTGAAGTACACGGCTTTCTCGGCCCCAACGGCGCCGGCAAGTCCACCACCATCCGCATTCTGCTGGGCCTGGTGAAGGCCGACGGCGGAAGCGTGAAACTGCTCGGCGGCGACCCGTGGACCGATGCCGTCGAATTGCACCGTCAAATCGCTTATGTGCCAGGTGATGTCACGCTCTGGCCATCGCTGACCGGCGGCGAGACCATCGATCTGCTGGCCCGCATGCGCGGCGGCATCGACGACGTGCGACGCCGAGAGCTGATCGAGCGCTTCGACCTCGACCCGACCAAGAAGTCGCGCACCTACTCCAAGGGCAACCGCCAGAAGGTCTCCCTGATATCGGCCTTCTCGTCGCGGGCCAGCCTGCTGCTGTTGGACGAGCCCAGCAGCGGCCTGGACCCATTGATGGAGAACATCTTTCAGCAGTGCGTCGCCGAGGCGCGCGACCGTGGCGTAACGGTCTTGCTGTCCAGCCACATCCTGGCCGAAACCGAAGCGCTGTGTCAGACGGTGACCATCATCCGGGCCGGCCGGACCATCGAGAGCGGTTCGCTGGACTCGATGCGGCATCTCAGCCGTACCTCCATCAAGGCCGAAATGATCAGTAGCCCTGGCGATCTCAGTCGAATCAAGGGGGTTGAGGACGTCAGCTTCGAGGGGAAAACGTTGCGCGCACAGGTCGACAGCGAAAGCCTCGGGGAACTCATCCGGGTGCTGGGCGACGCCGGGGTGCGCAGCCTGGTCAGCCAGCCACCGACGCTCGAGGAGCTCTTCTTGCGCCACTACAACACCGGACGCAGCGAAAAGAAGGTCTCGGCATAATGAGCACTGTCGCACTGCAGCGTCCGGAACATGCTGCCCCGCAACGTGGTTCAGAATTCACTGGCACACTGGGCATGCTGCGCCTGTATCTGCGCCGCGACCGGATCTCGCTACCCCTGTGGATTCTGCTGCTGTCGCTGCCGTTGGCAACGGTCTACATCGGAAGCATCGAGAAGGTCTATCCCAGCCAGGCGGCCCGCGCCGGGTTCGCGGCGACCATCATGGCCAGCCCGGCCCAGCGCGCCCTCTACGGGCAGGTCTACAACGACAGCCTTGGCGCTGTGGGCATTTGGAAAGCCGGGATGTTCCACGTGCTGATCGCGGTCGCGGTCATTCTGACGGTGATCCGGCACACCCGGGCCGACGAGGAAAGCGGCCGGACCGAGCTGGTGGACTCGACCGGGGTAGGACGATACGCCAGCCTGACCGCGGCGCTGATCCTGTCGTTCGGCGCCTCGATCGCCACCGGCGCGATCGGCGCGGCGGGATTGCTGACCACCAACGTCCCGTCCGGCGGATCGCTGGCATTCGGCGCCGCGCTGGCCGGCTCCGGCGTGGTGTTCACGGCGGTGGCCGCGGTGACGGCGCAGCTGTCGGCGAGCGCGCGATTCGCCCGTGGTGCCGCCTTTGCGGTGCTGGGAGCCGCATTCACGCTGCGCGCCATCGGCGACGCCGGCTCGGGCAGGCTGTCCTGGTTTTCACCGCTGGGCTGGTCGCTCCAGGTGCGGCCGTACGCGGGCGATCGCGGGTGGGTGCTGCTGCTGCATCTGGTCACCGCGATCGCTCTCACCGCCGTGGCGTATCGGCTGCTGGCCGGGCGCGACGTCGGCGCGGGACTCATCGCCGAACGAGCCGGCCCGGCCACCGCCGCACCATGGCTGAGCAACGTCTTCGGGCTGACCTGGCGGCTGGACCGCGGCGCGCTGCTGCTGTGGACGGTGGGCCTGTGCCTGTACGGCCTGGTGATGGGCAGCGTCGCGCACGGCATCGGCGATGAGATCGGCGGCGGCGTGGCACGCGACATCG from the Mycobacterium lentiflavum genome contains:
- a CDS encoding ABC transporter ATP-binding protein; translation: MAVDSVAPIEIRDLTKNFGTVRALDGLDLTVRQGEVHGFLGPNGAGKSTTIRILLGLVKADGGSVKLLGGDPWTDAVELHRQIAYVPGDVTLWPSLTGGETIDLLARMRGGIDDVRRRELIERFDLDPTKKSRTYSKGNRQKVSLISAFSSRASLLLLDEPSSGLDPLMENIFQQCVAEARDRGVTVLLSSHILAETEALCQTVTIIRAGRTIESGSLDSMRHLSRTSIKAEMISSPGDLSRIKGVEDVSFEGKTLRAQVDSESLGELIRVLGDAGVRSLVSQPPTLEELFLRHYNTGRSEKKVSA
- a CDS encoding O-methyltransferase codes for the protein MDGTDEETPGQAFPSRAESLSAHAEESISEDAILAAARERSVDIGAGAVTPAVGALLSLLTKLSGGKAVAEVGTGAGVSGLWLLSGMSDDGVLTTIDIEPEYLRLAKQAFSEAGIGPSRTRLISGRAQEVLTRLADESYDLVFVDADPIDQPDYVVEGVRLLRSGGIIVVHGSALGGRAGDPSARDAEVVAVREAARLIAEDERLTPALVPLGDGVLAAVRD
- a CDS encoding ABC transporter permease; the protein is MSTVALQRPEHAAPQRGSEFTGTLGMLRLYLRRDRISLPLWILLLSLPLATVYIGSIEKVYPSQAARAGFAATIMASPAQRALYGQVYNDSLGAVGIWKAGMFHVLIAVAVILTVIRHTRADEESGRTELVDSTGVGRYASLTAALILSFGASIATGAIGAAGLLTTNVPSGGSLAFGAALAGSGVVFTAVAAVTAQLSASARFARGAAFAVLGAAFTLRAIGDAGSGRLSWFSPLGWSLQVRPYAGDRGWVLLLHLVTAIALTAVAYRLLAGRDVGAGLIAERAGPATAAPWLSNVFGLTWRLDRGALLLWTVGLCLYGLVMGSVAHGIGDEIGGGVARDIVARMGGTSALEEAFIAVAFNMMGMVAAAFAVSLTLRPHQEEAGLRAETTLAGAVSRARWLASHLVAALLGSAAAMLVAGAAGGLLYGVAAGDIGAKLAVVIGTAAVQLPAVWLAPAVTVVIFGVAPRFTPVAWGVLIAFIALYLIGSLAGFPQWVLDLEPFAHAPRVGGDFTAVPLMWLLVIDTALITLGIMAFRRRDLRS
- the htrA gene encoding serine protease HtrA, whose amino-acid sequence is MTSDPGSHQGQDGGDNGANRLAPRPISRPPVDPAARQAFGRPDGLQGSFVAERVRPSKYRDQGEFSPYDQRRDPVLEEAFGKPIGGTETLQRHPIDASALAAEQNGFDEDEADDPWRDPGAAAALGTPAVAQTTAHTPSGYAGKLGVRDVLFGKKVSYLALTILFVIALAIGAVGGLIGNKTAEVVEAFTTSKVTLSTNNNTEEPAGRFAKVAAATANSVVTIESKSEQEGMQGSGVVIDGRGYIVTNNHVISEAANNPSQFKTTVVFNDGKEVPANLVGRDPKTDLAVLKVDNVDNLSVARLGDSDKVRVGDEVIAAGAPLGLRSTVTHGIISALHRPVPLSGEGSDTDTVIDALQTDASINHGNSGGPLIDMDSQVIGIDTAGKSLSDSASGLGFAIPVNEVKSVAQTLIKDGKIVHPTLGVSTRSVSNSIAAGAQVANVKAGSPAQKGGILENDVIVKVGSRKVADADEFVVAVRQLTIGQDAPVEVVRDGRNVTLTVKPDADSG
- a CDS encoding TetR/AcrR family transcriptional regulator, whose amino-acid sequence is MRSVDLTAAARIRDAAIEQFGQHGFGVGLRSIAEAAGVSAALVIHHFGSKEGLRKACEDYIAEEIYNSKSEALRSNDPATWFAQMAEIEAYAPLMAYLVRSMQTGGELANMLWRRMIDNTYDYMEEGVRAGTIKPSRDPHARARYLGITGGGGFLLYLQMHDTPTDLRAVLRDYAREMVLPALEIYTEGLMTDRTMYDAFLAADDQGESHGS
- the sigE gene encoding RNA polymerase sigma factor SigE, whose protein sequence is MERGGRWAGNTDWQLRVADDELPLVGRAHHSEDSINTTLLSPNTMSHAQELPDDEWVEPADGLQGTAVFDATGDKTTMPSWDELVRQHADRVYRLAYRLSGNQQDAEDLTQETFIRVFRSVQNYQPGTFEGWLHRITTNLFLDMVRRRARIRMEALPEDYDRVPADEPNPEQIYHDARLGPDLQAALDSLPPEFRAAVVLCDIEGLSYEEIGATLGVKLGTVRSRIHRGRQALRDYLAAHSEPETHAQSA
- the rseA gene encoding anti-sigma E factor RseA, which encodes MADRGHVFRRAFSWLPAQFASQSDAPVGAPRQFGSTEHLSVEAIAAFVDGELRMNAHLRAAHHLSLCPQCAAEVDDQSRARAALRDSHPIRIPSTLLGMLSEIPHYPPDDTPGRPTERLADRNVRDQRKRR